The genomic interval atttctatatatattataatagaaaatagttgtcaaagttactttttggagaccgtgctcttgtccaaaacaacaagtattatcaacccggagggagtacatatataaGCTAGAGATTATACTTCTCGATGAAGCAGTTGGTAATCCATCAGGAAATTCAATCAGAGTTTCACCATTGCCACCTCTGCCTTGAAGAGCACGCTGCCTGGTTATAAGGCCAGTAGTTTCATTCTTTACATCTGAATGTGAATCAGCTTCACTTAGTCTCTTCTTTGGCTCATCCATCTCAGGTTCCTCTTCAATAAAATCATCGCTATCCACCAGTTTCAACTTCTTCCTACCATCCCTGCCAGATCGGTACATAGTGAAGTCTTCGTCCACTTCATATGGAAGGCTCTTGTTTTTGGAAACCTTTGACAGCCTCTTTTTCTTAATATCATCTTCAAGAGATTCATCATACTCTCCAGCATGGTCAGTAGCTATAGATTGTTCTGGCACAACCTTAGCTATCTTAAATTTTACAAGATAGCCTGATCCACCATCTTCATCACCAGAATCACCATCAAGTGTTCGCTTCTTAGGAATCCGTTTGCTCTTGCGAACAAGGTCTGAAGATGGTGAAACATCATGCTTATCTTGGTGATGTTTGTGCCCACCAGAATCCTAAAAACAAAAGATGGGACTATCTTAGAACTCAAAATGAATTAAAAGCTCAGCTGTGAAATTGCCAATTATATTATACCATTAATTACTTGTGGATGTTGAAAAGTCATGGGCAACCATAAAAAGAGACACTAACATGGTGCAGTGAAATGACAATAATGAACACCCAGTGCAATATCTAGGTTATAATTGTATCAATCTTAGTTGCATATTGGCAAAAAATGCACGGTGACTAAGTGATTCAAGCTTTCAAAAATAGCATTGCAGTAAGAAGTGATGAGTGAAAGCATCTCATGCACCATTTATGAGAAATTTAAGCGATGGGTGGACACATCTTCCACAAGACCCATGCATAAATCAAAGATCAGTTCACATGAAATTGTGAAGATATGATTATTGCAACAAAATAAGGTAAAGCATTGAATACACGAGAAGACCACAATTTCCTTCCCCAATTAAATGCAGATAACAAACCTTTTGCTTATGCCGGTGAGAAGAGCCATCTGATGTGCCGAGCGTGCCACCATCACTTGCCTCTTGGATGTTTTTTGTATGTAGAGGTCGAGTAATCCCGCTAACCTTGAGCTTTACTTTTCTCAAACCTGGCATACTAGTAGTGTCTTTTGGAGGCAAATGCTGACCATCAGGGGATCCAGAGTTTCTTGTGCAGGCAAGAGCCAGGACCCCCTCACTAGTATGCTTGCCATCCTTTGATTTGCTGCTCTTATTTTGTTCATCATGGTCTCCTGCAGCTCTATTATCATCTCTCTTTATTTTTCTGGACGCGTCACTCCTGTGTGGTACGGATCCCCTAGCCTCAGGGCCATTGAGGTACAACTCCTTGTGCCGATGCCCACTGCCCTCAACGCCAGCATCATCTTCCGGGGAGATGCTCCGCGACGGCGTGCACGAGAGGTCCTTGAACTCACTAATGAGCTGCTCCTTCGATCTCGGCTTCCTTGAAGCAACACTCCTGGGCCTCTTCAAAACTGCTTCCGCCGCATTCAGTGGAGGGTTGCCATGCCCCTCCATTACAGGACA from Oryza glaberrima chromosome 3, OglaRS2, whole genome shotgun sequence carries:
- the LOC127768662 gene encoding uncharacterized protein LOC127768662 — its product is MEGHGNPPLNAAEAVLKRPRSVASRKPRSKEQLISEFKDLSCTPSRSISPEDDAGVEGSGHRHKELYLNGPEARGSVPHRSDASRKIKRDDNRAAGDHDEQNKSSKSKDGKHTSEGVLALACTRNSGSPDGQHLPPKDTTSMPGLRKVKLKVSGITRPLHTKNIQEASDGGTLGTSDGSSHRHKQKDSGGHKHHQDKHDVSPSSDLVRKSKRIPKKRTLDGDSGDEDGGSGYLVKFKIAKVVPEQSIATDHAGEYDESLEDDIKKKRLSKVSKNKSLPYEVDEDFTMYRSGRDGRKKLKLVDSDDFIEEEPEMDEPKKRLSEADSHSDVKNETTGLITRQRALQGRGGNGETLIEFPDGLPTASSRRQKDKASEVEAQAKKAEAAQRRKLQVEKAEREQQAEAVRKILGIDIEKKKEERKQKERDEKEKQEKTEEYRRNCIQCVMGPEGTVVTFPDKMGLPSIFDSKPISYPPPREKCAGPSCTNPYKYRDSKTKLPLCSLQCYKAVQGSSETLTC